A genomic stretch from Cetobacterium sp. NK01 includes:
- a CDS encoding outer membrane beta-barrel protein has translation MKKTPLILGTLLAIGSISYAKEVAVAPVEVSKEVVVAPVIVEEVAPVVVAYTPLYNIYGKVGLDVWSEYDEWKGDIDGYSFKQNKKETKDLGFEIALEATRNITNNFELGLGVAYQNHAKPKSKKFSDSGDNWSERYESEMPKYDSVPLYAIAKYNFETGTAWKPYLKATLGYSFNFGDKDAKDCDFYSSGDYSYSDTYKYKTDIKNGLYYGVGAGVEYENFFVDLMYQVNQAKAKLTEEYENEKYEMGKKDFDYSRVTLGFGYKFSF, from the coding sequence ATGAAAAAAACACCACTAATTTTAGGAACATTATTAGCAATTGGATCTATTTCTTATGCTAAAGAAGTTGCGGTAGCACCAGTAGAGGTATCAAAAGAGGTTGTAGTAGCACCAGTTATAGTTGAAGAGGTAGCACCAGTTGTAGTTGCATACACACCACTATACAACATCTATGGAAAAGTAGGATTAGATGTATGGTCAGAGTATGATGAATGGAAGGGTGACATTGATGGTTATAGCTTTAAACAAAATAAAAAAGAGACTAAAGATTTAGGATTTGAAATAGCTTTAGAAGCTACTAGAAATATAACGAATAACTTTGAGCTAGGACTTGGAGTAGCTTATCAAAATCATGCTAAGCCAAAATCAAAAAAATTTAGTGATTCTGGAGATAATTGGTCTGAAAGATATGAATCAGAAATGCCTAAATATGATTCAGTTCCATTATATGCTATTGCAAAATATAATTTTGAAACTGGAACAGCATGGAAACCATATTTAAAAGCAACTTTAGGATATTCATTTAATTTTGGAGATAAAGATGCAAAAGATTGTGATTTTTATTCGTCAGGAGATTACTCATATAGTGATACATATAAATATAAAACAGATATTAAAAATGGATTATACTATGGTGTAGGTGCTGGAGTAGAGTATGAAAATTTCTTCGTAGATTTAATGTATCAAGTAAATCAAGCTAAAGCTAAATTAACAGAAGAATATGAAAATGAAAAATATGAAATGGGAAAGAAAGACTTTGATTACTCAAGAGTAACTTTAGGATTTGGATATAAATTCAGCTTTTAA
- a CDS encoding OFA family MFS transporter, whose product MKRREIYIITGLIMFLCMGTIYSWGVFQRPLIKILEETNGKHISSTMAGMPYTIFLFFYAFSMPVAGLFIKKINPKILAILGSFLIGLAWILAGFAKSIEFIIITYGILGGIGVGVIYGIPIAVVTEWFPDKKGFSVGLTLLGFGLSPFLTAPLASELIIKFGVFSTFKILGILFLIILTLLSLFLKFPDKTEYENANKNIEFFNETTSKNMIKTTKFYALWICYMIGTFCGLMIIGISSSYAQEIIGITPLKAAFFTSFFAIFNGIGRPLFGAITDKLGTKNAITISYITIIFAGIMSLLFKTNIFIFMLSFSIIWLNLGGWLSIAPASTVNIFGKINYTSNYGILFTAYGIGAITQGFVGGYFKETFGSYNYIFYPIVISCILGLIIARVFIKDIKK is encoded by the coding sequence ATGAAGAGAAGAGAAATTTATATTATAACTGGTTTGATAATGTTTTTATGTATGGGGACTATTTATTCCTGGGGAGTTTTTCAAAGACCTTTAATAAAAATTTTAGAAGAAACTAATGGAAAACATATTTCGTCTACAATGGCAGGAATGCCATATACAATATTTTTATTTTTTTATGCATTTAGTATGCCTGTAGCAGGATTGTTTATAAAAAAAATAAATCCTAAAATATTGGCTATATTGGGATCCTTTTTAATAGGACTAGCTTGGATTTTAGCTGGCTTTGCAAAAAGTATCGAATTTATTATTATAACTTATGGTATTCTAGGAGGAATAGGTGTAGGAGTTATTTATGGTATACCGATAGCAGTCGTAACAGAATGGTTTCCAGACAAGAAAGGATTTTCTGTAGGATTAACGCTTTTAGGATTTGGACTTTCTCCATTTCTAACAGCACCTTTGGCTAGTGAACTAATAATTAAATTTGGAGTATTTTCAACTTTTAAAATTTTAGGAATTTTATTTTTGATAATTTTAACTTTACTGTCATTATTTTTAAAATTTCCAGATAAAACTGAATATGAAAATGCCAATAAAAATATTGAATTTTTTAATGAAACTACTTCTAAAAATATGATAAAAACAACAAAATTCTATGCTTTATGGATATGCTACATGATTGGGACTTTTTGTGGACTCATGATAATTGGAATTTCAAGTTCTTATGCTCAAGAAATCATAGGTATAACTCCTTTAAAAGCTGCATTTTTTACTTCCTTCTTTGCTATATTTAATGGTATTGGAAGACCTTTATTTGGAGCAATAACTGATAAATTAGGAACTAAAAATGCAATTACAATATCATATATAACAATAATATTTGCAGGTATTATGTCATTACTATTCAAAACGAATATTTTTATATTTATGTTATCATTTTCAATAATATGGTTAAATTTAGGAGGATGGCTTTCTATAGCTCCTGCTTCAACAGTTAATATTTTTGGAAAAATTAATTATACCTCAAATTATGGAATTTTATTTACAGCTTATGGAATAGGAGCTATTACTCAAGGATTTGTAGGAGGTTATTTTAAAGAAACGTTTGGATCATATAATTATATTTTTTATCCAATTGTAATCTCCTGTATTTTGGGATTAATAATAGCTAGAGTTTTTATAAAAGATATTAAAAAATAA
- a CDS encoding GNAT family N-acetyltransferase, which yields MINIRKASIEDYISLCSVYDELDNLHLQNHPELFKKPLISSRDESDIKDLIEDPNRELFVAEYNSEIIGFTECFIAKSIDHPVIKERKWVQLDNIAVKNEHQNKKVGNLLLEKVKEWSKEKNINRIELTVYSFNTNTISFYEKKGFSEISKKMYLNF from the coding sequence ATGATTAATATTAGAAAAGCTTCTATTGAAGACTATATATCTCTTTGCTCAGTTTACGATGAGTTAGATAATTTACATCTTCAAAATCATCCTGAACTTTTTAAAAAACCATTAATTTCTTCTAGAGATGAATCTGATATAAAAGATCTTATTGAAGATCCTAACCGAGAGTTATTTGTAGCAGAATACAACTCTGAAATTATTGGATTTACTGAATGTTTTATAGCAAAATCTATAGATCATCCTGTTATAAAAGAACGTAAATGGGTACAACTAGATAACATAGCTGTAAAAAATGAGCATCAAAATAAAAAAGTAGGAAATCTTTTATTAGAAAAAGTTAAAGAATGGTCTAAGGAGAAAAATATCAATCGAATTGAATTAACAGTATATTCATTTAACACAAATACAATTTCCTTTTATGAAAAAAAAGGATTTAGTGAGATAAGTAAAAAAATGTATTTGAATTTTTAA